The following proteins are encoded in a genomic region of Comamonas resistens:
- a CDS encoding NfeD family protein, whose amino-acid sequence MDHSTAWWLLAGVLVIAELLTGTFYLLMLALGAAVGAICAHLGLGTISQILAAALLGASAVLICYLLRKRSPRRQPASSNRDVNMDVGETVNIEQWNSDGTAQVRYRGATWTVMGRPGALPLPGPHRVAEVIGSRLLVDKV is encoded by the coding sequence ATGGATCATTCCACCGCGTGGTGGTTGCTCGCAGGTGTGCTGGTCATTGCAGAACTGCTGACAGGCACTTTCTATCTTCTGATGCTGGCATTGGGAGCTGCCGTGGGAGCGATCTGCGCCCACCTCGGACTGGGCACCATTTCCCAAATCTTGGCAGCCGCCCTGCTGGGTGCCAGTGCCGTCCTCATCTGCTATCTGCTGCGCAAACGCAGCCCCCGCAGACAACCCGCATCCAGCAATCGCGATGTCAACATGGATGTGGGTGAAACCGTCAACATCGAGCAGTGGAATTCTGACGGCACTGCCCAGGTTCGCTACCGCGGCGCCACCTGGACCGTCATGGGCCGCCCTGGTGCGCTGCCTCTTCCTGGCCCACACCGCGTGGCAGAAGTCATTGGCAGCCGCCTGCTTGTTGACAAAGTTTGA
- a CDS encoding IclR family transcriptional regulator yields the protein MPRKSLNESVADENAAPGGVAAVDRALSVLSAFQDGDAALSLAELAERTRLYKSTVLRLLASLEHGGWVQRLDDGRYAIGPAAARLHAVYAQSFSLDQLVMPVLRALVKATGESAAYHVRQGRERLCLYRVDSPHPVRDHARAGDLLPLGKGAGGRVLVAFDPELGDWVRKDRNHYARVRADGYEALVGDRHSEIAGISAPVFRKDGELAAALTLTMPVHRYDERYVKHVLAAARELGAQLP from the coding sequence ATGCCGCGTAAATCCCTGAATGAATCCGTAGCCGATGAGAATGCCGCGCCTGGCGGTGTGGCAGCAGTGGATAGAGCCCTGAGCGTGCTGAGCGCGTTCCAGGATGGCGATGCCGCGCTGAGCCTGGCCGAGCTGGCCGAGCGCACGCGCCTTTACAAGAGTACGGTGCTGAGATTGCTGGCCTCTCTGGAGCATGGGGGCTGGGTTCAGCGGCTGGATGATGGCCGCTATGCCATCGGTCCGGCAGCGGCACGCCTGCATGCCGTGTATGCGCAGAGCTTTTCACTCGATCAGTTGGTCATGCCTGTCCTGCGAGCCCTGGTCAAGGCGACTGGCGAGAGTGCGGCCTACCATGTGCGCCAGGGTAGAGAGCGGTTGTGCCTGTACCGTGTGGATTCGCCCCATCCCGTGCGCGACCACGCTCGCGCGGGCGATCTGTTGCCGCTGGGCAAGGGGGCCGGAGGGCGCGTTCTGGTGGCCTTCGACCCTGAATTGGGCGACTGGGTCAGGAAGGATCGCAATCACTATGCCCGCGTGCGTGCCGATGGCTATGAGGCTCTGGTGGGCGACCGGCATAGCGAGATTGCGGGTATCTCGGCGCCAGTGTTTCGCAAGGATGGCGAACTCGCCGCCGCCCTGACGCTGACCATGCCCGTACATCGCTATGACGAGCGCTATGTGAAGCATGTGCTGGCGGCTGCGCGCGAGCTGGGGGCGCAACTGCCTTGA
- a CDS encoding VanZ family protein, producing the protein MNAALRPDKAAHAWKVMAALSLCWSLFVLWGYLNETGASGGLILRLFPFLHGMAHADKLVHASLHGVLATLLWWAGALRARSLGRAWALAQAACVVGLCAVYGGLIEMLQAMFTTTRGAEWLDALANTVGAGLAVLFWQRLVSGWLVPVKI; encoded by the coding sequence ATGAACGCAGCGCTTCGCCCCGATAAAGCCGCTCATGCCTGGAAGGTGATGGCGGCTTTGAGTCTGTGCTGGTCTTTGTTTGTGCTTTGGGGCTACCTCAATGAAACAGGTGCCAGCGGCGGTCTGATCCTGAGGCTGTTCCCGTTTCTGCATGGGATGGCCCATGCGGACAAGCTGGTGCACGCGAGTCTGCACGGCGTGCTGGCCACGCTGCTGTGGTGGGCGGGGGCGTTGCGCGCGCGCAGTCTGGGCCGAGCCTGGGCACTGGCGCAGGCCGCATGCGTGGTGGGGCTGTGCGCGGTCTATGGCGGCCTGATCGAGATGCTGCAGGCCATGTTCACCACCACGCGCGGCGCTGAATGGCTGGATGCGCTGGCCAACACTGTGGGCGCCGGCCTGGCCGTGCTGTTCTGGCAGAGGCTGGTGTCAGGATGGCTGGTTCCAGTAAAAATATAG
- a CDS encoding CaiB/BaiF CoA transferase family protein, translating into MHSSTESAGTSAAPLPYAGIRVVEFTHMVMGPSCGLMLADLGAEVIKVEPVGHGRSGDATRKLLGSGSGFFPLFNRNKKSLTLDLQTPQGKEAALRLIATADVVTENFKPGTMKKLGLDYESLKQQFPRLIYVSHKGFLPGPYEHRTALDEVVQMMGGLAYMTGRPGDPLRAGTSVNDIMGGMFGAMGAMAALAQREKTGKGQEVQSALFENNVFLIAQHMMQYAVTGKPAAPMPARISAWAIYDVFEVQGGEQIFLAVVSDGAWREFCDAFGLAQLRDDPRLGSNNDRVQARSWLMPLLRETMAGYSAAHIASVFEDKGLPFAPIARPHDLLEDPHLNATGALAPITLPDGRDSKTVLLPLTLDGKHLQVRLSPPKLGEHSLEILTALGYSQAQAQALAQGQPD; encoded by the coding sequence ATGCATTCCTCAACCGAATCCGCCGGAACCTCCGCCGCCCCCCTTCCCTATGCCGGCATCCGCGTGGTGGAATTCACCCATATGGTCATGGGCCCCAGTTGCGGCCTGATGCTGGCCGACCTGGGCGCCGAAGTCATCAAGGTAGAACCCGTGGGCCACGGCCGCAGCGGCGACGCCACGCGCAAGCTGCTGGGCTCTGGCTCGGGCTTTTTCCCGCTGTTCAACCGCAACAAGAAAAGCCTGACGCTGGATCTGCAGACACCGCAGGGCAAGGAGGCCGCGCTCAGGCTGATCGCCACGGCCGATGTGGTGACCGAGAACTTCAAGCCCGGCACCATGAAGAAGCTAGGCCTGGACTATGAAAGCCTCAAGCAGCAGTTTCCGCGCCTGATCTATGTGAGCCACAAGGGCTTTCTGCCCGGCCCCTACGAACACCGCACGGCACTGGACGAGGTGGTGCAGATGATGGGGGGCCTTGCCTATATGACGGGCCGACCCGGCGACCCGCTGCGCGCGGGCACCAGCGTCAACGACATCATGGGCGGCATGTTCGGTGCCATGGGAGCCATGGCGGCCCTGGCCCAGCGCGAAAAGACTGGCAAGGGCCAGGAAGTGCAAAGCGCACTGTTCGAGAACAATGTGTTCCTGATCGCCCAGCACATGATGCAGTACGCGGTGACCGGCAAGCCCGCAGCGCCCATGCCCGCACGCATTTCGGCCTGGGCGATCTACGACGTGTTCGAGGTCCAGGGCGGCGAGCAGATCTTTCTGGCCGTGGTCAGCGACGGAGCCTGGCGCGAGTTCTGCGATGCCTTCGGCCTGGCCCAGCTGCGCGACGATCCGCGCCTTGGCAGCAACAACGACCGCGTGCAGGCCCGCAGCTGGCTGATGCCGCTGCTGCGCGAAACCATGGCCGGCTACAGCGCCGCACATATTGCCAGCGTCTTCGAGGACAAGGGCCTGCCGTTTGCGCCCATCGCCCGTCCGCACGATCTGCTCGAGGACCCGCACCTGAACGCCACCGGTGCGCTGGCCCCCATCACCTTGCCCGACGGCCGCGACAGCAAGACCGTGCTGCTGCCGCTGACCCTTGACGGCAAGCATCTGCAGGTGCGCCTGTCGCCGCCCAAGCTCGGCGAGCACAGCCTGGAGATTCTGACCGCCCTGGGCTACAGCCAGGCCCAGGCCCAGGCGCTGGCACAGGGCCAGCCCGACTGA
- a CDS encoding superoxide dismutase family protein yields the protein MKNPFILLTLGAAVLSLAACSTTEPKPARAVAKVQATSGSKVEGDLVFTQKPGGKVVMSTVISGLKPNSEHGFHIHELGNCADNGNAAGGHFNPKQGQHGKYDAPMHHMGDLPSLKADSNGVAKLNMESSDLTLLAGPGNIIGRAVIVHANPDDYVTQPTGNAGGRIGCGVIVRDEQ from the coding sequence ATGAAAAATCCATTCATTCTTCTGACACTGGGCGCCGCCGTGCTGAGCCTGGCAGCCTGCAGCACCACCGAGCCCAAGCCTGCCAGGGCCGTGGCCAAGGTCCAGGCCACCAGCGGCAGCAAGGTCGAAGGAGATCTTGTCTTTACCCAGAAGCCCGGCGGCAAAGTGGTCATGAGCACCGTCATCAGCGGCCTCAAGCCCAATTCGGAGCATGGCTTTCACATCCATGAACTGGGCAACTGCGCCGACAACGGCAATGCAGCCGGCGGTCACTTCAATCCCAAGCAGGGCCAGCATGGCAAATACGACGCACCCATGCACCATATGGGCGACCTGCCCAGCCTGAAGGCCGACTCCAACGGCGTGGCCAAGCTCAATATGGAGTCCAGCGACCTCACGCTGCTGGCCGGCCCTGGCAATATCATCGGCCGGGCCGTGATCGTCCACGCCAACCCCGATGACTATGTGACCCAGCCTACGGGCAATGCTGGCGGGCGCATCGGTTGCGGGGTGATCGTGCGCGACGAGCAATAG
- the fabI gene encoding enoyl-ACP reductase FabI, which translates to MGFLAGKKLLITGVLSNRSIAYGIAKACHEQGAELAFSYVGERFKDRITEFAADFDSKLVFDCDVGDDAQIEKLFADLGATWGKFDGFVHSIGFAPREAIAGNFLDGLTRENFKIAHDISAYSFPAMAKAALPYLNDKSSLLTLSYLGALRSIPNYNTMGLAKASLEASVRYLAEAVGRTEDGRAIRANGISAGPIKTLAASGIKDFGKLLGRVADAAPLRRNVTIEDVGNVAAFLLSDLASGVTAEITYVDGGFSQTAGLSADQV; encoded by the coding sequence ATGGGTTTTCTCGCCGGTAAAAAGCTGCTGATCACAGGCGTTCTGTCCAACCGCTCCATCGCCTATGGCATTGCCAAGGCCTGCCACGAGCAAGGCGCCGAGCTAGCTTTCAGCTATGTGGGCGAACGCTTCAAGGATCGCATCACCGAGTTCGCAGCCGACTTCGACTCCAAGCTGGTGTTCGACTGCGATGTGGGTGACGACGCCCAGATCGAAAAGCTGTTTGCCGACCTGGGCGCCACCTGGGGCAAGTTCGACGGCTTTGTCCACTCCATCGGCTTTGCCCCCCGCGAAGCCATTGCCGGCAACTTCCTTGACGGCCTGACACGCGAGAACTTCAAGATCGCGCACGACATCAGCGCCTACAGCTTCCCCGCCATGGCCAAGGCCGCCCTGCCTTACCTCAACGACAAGTCCTCGCTGCTGACGCTGTCCTACCTGGGTGCGCTGCGCTCCATCCCCAACTACAACACCATGGGTCTGGCCAAGGCTTCGCTGGAAGCCTCCGTGCGCTATCTGGCCGAAGCCGTGGGCCGCACCGAAGACGGCCGCGCCATCCGCGCCAACGGCATTTCCGCCGGCCCCATCAAGACCCTGGCTGCCTCGGGCATCAAGGACTTTGGCAAGCTGCTGGGCCGCGTGGCCGACGCCGCCCCCCTGCGCCGCAATGTGACGATTGAAGACGTGGGCAATGTCGCGGCCTTCCTGCTGTCCGACCTGGCTTCGGGCGTGACCGCCGAGATCACCTATGTGGACGGCGGCTTCAGCCAGACGGCCGGTCTCTCTGCCGATCAGGTCTAA
- a CDS encoding DNA ligase has translation MHPLSWLRKLLGFIFLGLWLSLACAQTATPPLMLAQVWRTGMPLQDYWVSEKYDGVRGYWDGRQLLSRGGIPIKAPAWFTAGWPSTPMDGELWAGRGQFGHAQSTTAQTAPDDAAWQRMRFMVFDLPTAPGNFDQRLPVLQRTVAALDQSWVQAVEQRKLGNEAELQQWLMQIVKNGGEGLVLHKGSAPYRSGRSDDLLKLKPFDDAEARVIGYKPGRGQWQGMTGALLVQSPDGKQFSLGSGLSAELRRSPPPLGSWVTYRYQGLHEKSGLPRFARFMRVRNEPGFEPSSAPR, from the coding sequence ATGCATCCCCTCTCTTGGCTGCGCAAACTTCTGGGCTTCATATTCCTCGGACTGTGGCTGAGCCTCGCCTGTGCACAGACAGCAACCCCGCCGCTGATGCTGGCCCAGGTCTGGCGAACAGGCATGCCGCTGCAGGACTACTGGGTCAGCGAAAAATATGACGGCGTGCGCGGCTACTGGGACGGCCGGCAGTTGCTCAGCCGAGGCGGCATTCCTATCAAAGCACCTGCATGGTTCACCGCAGGCTGGCCTAGCACGCCCATGGACGGAGAGCTTTGGGCCGGGCGCGGCCAATTTGGCCATGCCCAGTCCACCACCGCACAGACCGCGCCCGACGATGCCGCCTGGCAGCGCATGCGATTCATGGTGTTTGATCTGCCCACCGCACCCGGCAACTTTGACCAGCGCCTGCCCGTGCTGCAGCGCACGGTGGCAGCACTGGACCAGAGCTGGGTTCAGGCCGTGGAACAGCGCAAGCTGGGCAACGAAGCCGAGCTGCAGCAGTGGCTGATGCAAATCGTGAAAAACGGTGGCGAGGGTCTGGTGCTGCACAAGGGCAGCGCACCCTACCGTTCGGGCCGCAGCGATGATCTGCTCAAGCTCAAACCCTTCGACGATGCCGAAGCCCGCGTCATCGGCTACAAGCCTGGACGCGGCCAATGGCAGGGCATGACAGGTGCTCTGTTGGTACAAAGCCCCGATGGCAAACAGTTCTCCTTGGGCTCGGGCCTGAGTGCCGAGCTGCGCCGCAGTCCTCCGCCACTGGGCAGCTGGGTCACCTATCGCTACCAGGGCCTGCATGAAAAAAGCGGCCTGCCGCGCTTTGCGCGCTTCATGCGCGTGCGCAACGAGCCCGGCTTTGAGCCGTCTTCCGCACCACGATAG
- a CDS encoding Bug family tripartite tricarboxylate transporter substrate binding protein, which yields MAMMLAAGSAAAQPGEWPAKSIRMVVPFTPGGGTDTVTRQISERMATANRWVIVVDNKPGAGGNIGLDAVAKAPADGYTFGMGQTANLAINPSLLPSMPFNARTDLLPVALVASQPVVLVVPTDSPWKSLQDLIAAAKAQPGAIKQGLASTGTVGHLAGEMLSYKAKIDVLNVPYKGAAPAVTDLLGKQTHYMFGTPQAVYPMIKGQRLRALAVTSAKRLSILPQVPTVAESGFPGFEAVDWKLIVAPRNTPAALAQKINAAVNTGLQDPAVLKQLQSEGSTPMGGSLQDAQAYLQKEQASWAALIRDAKITLE from the coding sequence ATGGCCATGATGCTTGCCGCAGGCAGCGCAGCGGCACAGCCTGGTGAATGGCCCGCCAAGTCGATCCGCATGGTCGTGCCCTTCACGCCTGGAGGCGGCACCGACACGGTGACGCGCCAGATCAGCGAGCGCATGGCGACCGCGAATCGCTGGGTCATCGTGGTGGACAACAAGCCCGGTGCGGGCGGCAATATCGGACTTGATGCCGTCGCCAAGGCACCGGCCGACGGCTATACCTTCGGCATGGGACAGACCGCCAATCTGGCTATCAACCCCTCGCTGCTGCCCAGCATGCCGTTCAATGCCAGGACCGACCTGCTCCCCGTGGCGCTGGTGGCCTCGCAGCCCGTGGTGCTGGTCGTGCCCACCGATTCGCCCTGGAAATCGCTGCAGGATCTGATCGCTGCGGCCAAGGCCCAGCCCGGCGCCATCAAGCAAGGCCTGGCGTCCACGGGCACCGTGGGCCATCTGGCGGGGGAAATGCTTTCCTACAAGGCCAAGATCGATGTGCTCAACGTACCCTACAAGGGCGCCGCGCCGGCCGTGACCGATCTGCTGGGCAAGCAGACCCACTATATGTTCGGCACGCCTCAGGCGGTCTACCCCATGATCAAGGGCCAGCGCCTGCGCGCCCTGGCCGTGACCTCAGCCAAGCGCCTTTCCATCCTGCCCCAGGTCCCCACCGTGGCCGAGTCCGGCTTTCCGGGCTTTGAAGCCGTGGACTGGAAGCTGATCGTGGCGCCCAGGAACACGCCTGCCGCGCTGGCGCAGAAGATCAACGCCGCCGTGAACACCGGCTTGCAGGACCCCGCCGTGCTCAAGCAGTTGCAGTCCGAAGGCAGCACGCCCATGGGCGGCAGCCTTCAGGATGCCCAGGCCTATCTGCAAAAGGAGCAGGCCAGCTGGGCCGCACTGATCCGTGACGCGAAGATCACGCTGGAATAA
- a CDS encoding hydroxymethylglutaryl-CoA lyase: protein MSYPQRFDLLISEVSPRDGLQSVSATMSTAHKCAWIDALVAAGVQEIEVGSFVSPKLLPQMADAAEVVRHAVTHPGVTIMALVPNLKGAEAAMRAGAHKITLPVSASSAHSMANVRKTPAQMVDEVRAIARLRDEMAPGVHIEAGISTAFGCTLQGLVPEDEVIALAAACVAAGADESGLSDTTGMANPAQVKRLFTRLRGELGDKAGAAHMHNTRGLGLANCLAAYEAGVRTFDASQAGLGGCPYAPGASGNVVTEDLVFMFEAMGLRTGIDIERLLAARETLAAGLPGEALYGMLPPAGLPKGFVPHRY, encoded by the coding sequence ATGTCATACCCCCAACGCTTCGATCTCCTGATCAGCGAAGTTAGCCCCCGCGACGGCCTGCAGTCGGTCTCAGCCACCATGAGCACGGCCCATAAGTGCGCCTGGATCGATGCCCTGGTGGCAGCGGGCGTGCAGGAAATCGAAGTCGGCTCCTTTGTCTCGCCCAAGCTGCTGCCGCAGATGGCCGACGCCGCCGAGGTTGTGCGCCACGCCGTCACCCACCCCGGCGTCACCATCATGGCCCTGGTGCCCAATCTCAAGGGGGCCGAAGCCGCCATGCGCGCCGGTGCGCACAAGATCACGCTGCCCGTATCGGCCAGCTCCGCGCACTCCATGGCCAATGTGCGCAAGACCCCGGCGCAGATGGTGGACGAGGTGCGCGCCATCGCCAGGCTGCGCGACGAGATGGCCCCCGGCGTGCATATCGAGGCCGGCATCTCCACCGCTTTCGGCTGCACCTTACAGGGCCTGGTACCCGAGGACGAGGTAATCGCTCTGGCTGCAGCCTGCGTGGCTGCCGGCGCCGACGAATCGGGGCTGTCGGACACCACGGGCATGGCCAACCCGGCCCAGGTCAAGCGCCTGTTCACGCGCCTGCGCGGCGAACTCGGCGACAAGGCCGGCGCCGCGCATATGCACAACACCAGAGGCCTGGGCCTGGCCAACTGCCTGGCCGCCTATGAGGCAGGCGTGCGCACTTTCGACGCCTCCCAGGCCGGACTGGGCGGCTGCCCCTATGCCCCCGGCGCCTCGGGCAATGTGGTGACCGAAGATCTGGTCTTCATGTTCGAAGCCATGGGTCTGCGCACCGGCATTGACATTGAACGATTGCTTGCAGCGCGAGAAACGCTGGCCGCCGGCCTGCCGGGCGAGGCGCTGTACGGCATGCTGCCACCTGCAGGCCTGCCCAAGGGCTTTGTGCCCCACCGTTACTGA
- a CDS encoding arginine/lysine/ornithine decarboxylase: MKFRFPIVIIDEDYRSENTSGLGIRALAQAIEEEGFEVLGVTSYGDLSQFAQQQSRASAFILSIDDEEFQLGGDKDPIIHSLRDFIGEVRRKNEDVPIYIYGETKTSRHLPNDILRELHGFIHMFEDTPEFVAKHIIREAKSYLEGVQPPFFKALLDYAEDGSYSWHCPGHSGGVAFLKSPVGQMYHQFYGENMLRADVCNAVEELGQLLDHNGAIGESERNAARIFNADHCYFVTNGTSTSNKIVWHHTVAPGDVVVVDRNCHKSILHSIIMTGAIPVFLKPTRNHFGIIGPIPQSEFSVESIQAKIAANPLLKGVDAKAVKPRVLTLTQSTYDGVLYNTETIKGMLDGYVANLHFDEAWLPHAAFHPFYGSYHAMGKKRKRPKHSVVYATQSIHKLLAGISQASHVLVQDSQTEKLDHPLFNEAYLMHTSTSPQYSIIASCDVAAAMMEPPGGTALVEESILEALNFRRAMRKVEDEFGDDDWWFEVWGPEALAEEGVGRADDWIIRGKDATTKTRAKKTGKEFDNWHGFGDLADGFNMLDPIKSTIVTPGLDLDGDFADTGIPASIVTKYLAEHGVVVEKTGLYSFFIMFTIGITKGRWNTMLTALQQFKDDYDRNQPLARILPEFVQQHRRYERMGLRDLCQHVHELYAKYDIARLTTEMYLSDLQPTMKPSDAYAHIAQRKTERVEIDHLVGRTTVGLVTPYPPGIPLLIPGEVFNKKIVDYLLFARDFAKECPGFETDIHGLVELEDENGEIRYYADCVAEAKAKPIAAKKTAAAKKTPAKVAAAKPAAKVAAKAATKAPAKSAAKPAAKKVSKKAPADMDVRVAGTAAKPAKKGKVTVQVGDSGPFGRTL, translated from the coding sequence ATGAAGTTTCGCTTTCCCATCGTCATCATCGACGAGGACTATCGTTCCGAGAACACCTCGGGTCTGGGCATTCGTGCCCTTGCTCAAGCTATTGAGGAAGAGGGCTTTGAAGTTCTGGGCGTGACCAGCTATGGTGACCTCTCGCAGTTCGCCCAGCAGCAAAGCCGTGCCAGCGCCTTCATCCTGTCGATCGACGACGAGGAGTTCCAGCTGGGTGGCGACAAGGACCCCATCATTCACAGCCTGCGCGACTTCATTGGTGAAGTGCGTCGCAAGAATGAAGATGTGCCCATCTACATCTACGGCGAGACCAAGACCAGCCGTCACCTGCCCAACGACATCCTGCGTGAGCTGCATGGTTTCATCCATATGTTCGAGGACACGCCAGAGTTCGTGGCCAAGCACATCATTCGTGAAGCCAAGAGCTATCTGGAGGGCGTGCAGCCTCCGTTCTTCAAGGCGCTGCTGGACTACGCCGAAGACGGCTCCTACAGCTGGCACTGCCCCGGTCACTCGGGCGGCGTGGCCTTTCTCAAGAGCCCTGTGGGCCAGATGTACCACCAGTTCTACGGTGAAAACATGCTGCGCGCCGACGTCTGCAATGCCGTGGAGGAGCTGGGGCAACTGCTGGACCACAACGGCGCCATTGGCGAGTCCGAGCGCAATGCGGCACGCATTTTCAACGCCGATCACTGCTACTTTGTGACCAACGGCACCTCGACCTCCAACAAGATCGTCTGGCACCACACGGTGGCACCCGGCGACGTGGTGGTGGTGGACCGCAACTGCCACAAGTCCATCCTGCACTCCATCATCATGACGGGTGCTATTCCGGTGTTTTTGAAGCCCACGCGCAATCATTTCGGCATCATCGGCCCCATCCCGCAAAGCGAGTTCTCGGTTGAGTCCATCCAGGCCAAGATCGCCGCCAACCCCTTGCTCAAGGGCGTGGATGCCAAGGCCGTCAAGCCGCGAGTGCTGACCTTGACGCAGTCCACCTACGACGGCGTGCTCTACAACACCGAGACCATCAAGGGCATGCTGGACGGCTATGTGGCCAATCTGCACTTTGATGAAGCCTGGTTGCCTCACGCCGCCTTCCACCCCTTCTATGGCAGCTATCACGCCATGGGCAAGAAACGCAAGCGCCCCAAGCATTCCGTGGTCTATGCGACCCAGTCCATCCACAAGCTGCTGGCCGGTATCAGCCAGGCTTCGCATGTGCTGGTGCAAGATAGCCAGACCGAAAAGCTGGACCACCCGCTGTTCAACGAGGCGTACCTGATGCACACCTCGACCAGCCCGCAATACAGCATCATCGCCAGCTGCGATGTGGCGGCCGCCATGATGGAGCCGCCCGGCGGCACGGCGCTGGTGGAGGAGTCGATTCTGGAAGCGCTGAACTTCCGCCGCGCCATGCGCAAGGTGGAAGACGAGTTCGGTGATGACGACTGGTGGTTCGAGGTCTGGGGCCCTGAAGCCCTGGCCGAAGAAGGCGTGGGCCGTGCGGATGACTGGATCATCCGTGGCAAGGACGCGACCACCAAGACACGCGCCAAGAAGACCGGCAAGGAGTTCGACAACTGGCACGGCTTTGGCGATCTGGCCGACGGCTTCAATATGCTGGACCCGATCAAGTCCACCATCGTCACGCCGGGTCTGGACCTCGATGGCGACTTTGCCGACACCGGCATTCCTGCATCCATCGTCACCAAGTATCTGGCCGAGCATGGCGTGGTGGTCGAGAAGACGGGCCTGTACTCGTTCTTCATCATGTTCACCATCGGCATCACCAAGGGCCGCTGGAACACCATGCTGACTGCGCTGCAGCAGTTCAAGGACGACTACGACCGCAACCAGCCGCTGGCGCGCATCCTGCCAGAGTTCGTGCAGCAGCACCGTCGCTACGAACGCATGGGCCTGCGCGATCTGTGCCAGCATGTGCATGAGCTGTATGCCAAGTACGATATCGCCCGCCTGACGACGGAGATGTATCTGTCGGATCTGCAACCGACGATGAAGCCCTCGGATGCCTACGCCCATATCGCACAGCGCAAGACCGAGCGTGTGGAGATCGACCATCTGGTCGGACGCACCACCGTGGGTCTGGTCACGCCTTACCCTCCAGGCATTCCGCTCTTGATTCCCGGCGAAGTCTTCAACAAGAAGATCGTGGACTATCTGCTGTTCGCCCGTGACTTTGCCAAGGAATGCCCGGGCTTTGAGACCGATATTCACGGCCTGGTGGAGCTGGAGGACGAGAACGGCGAAATCCGCTACTACGCAGACTGCGTGGCTGAAGCCAAGGCCAAGCCCATTGCTGCGAAGAAGACGGCCGCTGCCAAAAAGACGCCCGCCAAGGTGGCCGCTGCGAAGCCTGCCGCCAAAGTGGCAGCCAAGGCGGCGACCAAGGCTCCTGCAAAATCTGCCGCCAAGCCTGCAGCCAAGAAGGTCAGCAAAAAGGCGCCTGCCGACATGGATGTGCGTGTGGCCGGCACCGCCGCCAAGCCCGCCAAAAAAGGCAAGGTGACGGTGCAGGTCGGTGACTCCGGTCCCTTTGGCCGCACGCTGTAA